The genome window TTCTTCTAGTGTGAAAATCTTAcaaaagctttgatttttttttttttgacaagttCAAACAGTTCTTATGTTCGGGAAAAATAAggtttctctccttttttttttttttttttttttatcattaaacTTGACTTGGCCTtgactgtattttcttttaaagtgtgCCATAGCAGTAGTATTTGCAGACCTTCTACACTCAATTTCCTCTTAAATCTGCATTGGTTTAGGGGTATGAAGTGCTGAATTAATAGGAAGAATGATAATCTTGGCTAGTGAAAATTGAAAGTGTTAAAGCTAAATTTTTTGTCTTACCTTAAAGGAACAAAAACTATCAATAAGATGATTGGAAGATGTAAATTTGAGTACAGCTTTTCTGCAATTGAACAGTAATTCTTTCATTTGTTAGTTTAGATGGATCAAGGTTCTATTTCTACCTGATTTTAATGTTACTGCATATAATGTAAATAGGTGGTATTATCTTCAACAATGGTTTTACCTAATCAATGGATATAATTCTTGTGTACAATGCATAGCCTCTATTGTAATGATAGTTGCACGTAACTGATACTGATTTTATGTCAGTTTACTTCATTTGCCTTAAGGAGTTCCCAGGAGTCTTAGTTACAGGCTCATTGCACCAGACGttgtaaaaaaagaataaaaatatttaattgtatAGACTACGTTGAATAGAAAAGACAGACATGTTAGAGGTACTATTTAATATGACCCTTATAAGAATTCATCTTAGCAACTTGTCATCAAGGCTGGGGCTACAGCTTAGTATGAAAAATGAtagaagttaattaaaaataatgtgttaGGATGGTGGGCTTTTATTTCCTCCACTGTGTAGTTATGAGTGTTTTAGATAATGGATAAATTTCTGCTCAGAAAGTGGGAGCTTGGGCAGATAGAACCTGACAACACTGCTTGCACTTTACTGTTTTTCTCTTGCAATTAATAATTGACATctctttttcattgttttgtaACTGAAAGGTGAATGTTTAGTGAGAGCTGTGATGCCTCTGCTGAGCTTCCTGTCTTGCATGTCTGAGGAGGAGCAGATCAGAAGTGGTTCTTGAAGTGGATGTTCAGATTTTGCTGTTCTGCCAGAGCAGATATCATGTTTGACTGCTTGAAGACATAGGGGGTATGGACACGGGTCAATTTGCAATAAGAGGTATGTAATGAAGTGATGAATTGCCAAAATTTTTGGAGGACCAGTGAGGTGGATTAGGATGTGCAATCTGCTGATCTGCagcttagaggaaaaaaaaaatgagctgagggttcagtattatttttattttggtgttaGGAAGGGTAGTTCAACTACTGTGTAAAGACCAAGAGCCTTTTAAATATGAGCTCCTGATTTCAAGTGCCCTTCAGTAGCCACGCCACTTAAAACAGTTCCTGCTGTGTCTGTTTTGCTGGTACAGATGTTTGTGTAATGATACAGTGAATGGATCTGTCAGGTCAGAAATGGCTTTTCTCCCTCACAGAATTTTCTTGACCGTGTCAGTTCCCTGATCTGACTTGCTTGTGAATGGCTGTGTTAACACCATAGAGAAGGCTGGACCTCTTCAACTGGGCTAGAGAAGACTGAACCTATATGTGGGTCCAAAATTGTTGTTTTAATCTTTGACATAAAATGGAATGTGACTGATTTGCATAGATTCTTATTAAAATAGCAGTGTCTGTTAAAATTTTGGATGGATAACTTTCAACAAGAGGTTGGTAGACTTTTGAAAGCTGTTTAAGTGCATCTGTGCTGTTGATTGAGACTGAGAACCAATGgcataataataaaatcagatACATACCATCAGCCAAAATTTTGCTGAACTTTGATTATTTGTTATATTTCTAGAAATACATGTTTTCATAGTACTGCAACTTAAATACTGGCTTACAACAGAAGTTGTTCTTGtcaaatttcttcttccttcatgttTAGGAATATGTATTTAACAGTACACGAAAAGTGCAAAGCTAAACTGGAgatggcattttattttttttcacttagtGAGTAAGGAAAACTTGCAGATGCAATAAAGTCTGTGTATTTCTGATTTGGTGTTATACAAATggttttttacaaaaatattttggatgtgaaggaagaaagcagcagccaaGTAATAGCCACATGCAaaatttgagcttttttttttgttgttgttgtcgtTTGTTTACATGATGCCTTTTATTATAGCAGTTGAATGCTCTGAATATGTCTGCTCACATCTCCCCTGTGAGACAGGAAGGTACACTGACTCAGGCTTACCGTGGTTGGGCTTTTTCTGTGGTCACTTAAGGAAATATATGAAAAAGATGTGAATGTAGATTTTATGTAGCACAATAATCTCCAGAGCATTCCCCTCTCTCAACTGACGAAGCTCACTGTGCTCCTTCTGCCACGCTCATCTGTTCCTCACCCATTCTGTGAGAACTATTTCCTTAATTGTTTGGATTTAAGCTCATACATACTGACATTCTGAAAAGCTGTACAGACATTTTGGTAAAGAAGGCATAGTGTGTCTGTGAGATGATGGAAGCTAGTTACAATACACTTGGCTAAGCTGTAGTTCATTGGAGGAATTTTTTGATAAAAATTTTTATTAGGAAGGACAAAATTAAGTTTTggtgtagttttttttttgtcaagacCAGGATTACCAATGGTTTGCAAGACATGTTGCTAATACATGTTATTAATAGGTACTTAAGCATGTGTAACCACTACATGCGGTTTCTAAGatgtgctgtgatttttttagaATGATAAAATTCAGTTTCCATTAATGCAGTATTCTgggtttcatttcatttttgtctACTTTACAAGATACTTTAGTTTAGCTACTTCCATAGAGTCTGATGCTCTCCGTGGTAATTAACTGTATCCTGTTTCAGGTTTGAGTGGTGTAGTAAGGTTTGTTTGACAGAATATATCGTGATGGCTTGGTGAGAGCCAGATCTGACTGTAGTTTTCTCTAGAAGTGTGGTGGTGAATAATATCAGAAACATGACTTTCTGAAAGAAGTGAGCAGTGAATGTTACTGTGTGGACAAACTGGTGACTGTTTGAAGGGCTGACTGTCTTGGTTTACTTCTATAGCAAACCTAATGTTGAAAACAAGTCTTAAttattctccttttaaaaaggcATCAAATGTAGAAGAAATAAGTTATATCTGTTACTTTGTTAAATGTAGTCTTAAGTTTGATCTTTAAATTCATCTTCTTGTAGCGTAGGTGGCTGATTTGCCTTTTCTTAAAAGGAGCAGTGTTCCTCCAAAACTGAACCAAGGTCAGTCTATTCCCAGCCATTGATCAGGTGTGCAAGTAATAACTCTGTACCTGCAGAAATGGTTGATGAGGGTTAGCAAGTTGGCCTTGGCAATAGAAATGGTACTCAGTACATGGAAATCCTTTTTACCTCTATTTCTGGCTGAATTTGGAGCATGGGCATTATTTCTTACAAAATATATTCCTGAATTGCTCATACTCAGGTTCTGGCTTTTGAGATTGTTTTGGTTATGTGTGTTCTCTGCTAGTTTAAGAAGATAGAATGAAGAAGGACAAAAATAGtgggttttttgcattttgtatgAGTTGTGGCAAGAAATGGCTGCAAATGTACATACATACATCTCTGTCACTTGCATAGCATTTAGCAAGTGAGTCTATTTTAATCAGAACCGTGGACACTCTATAGCCCTCCCAACTTCTTAGTGTACATTTTGGCCTATGGAAAATACAGTCTTACTGTTCATCACCTGCCtgtaactgctttttctttcctgataaACATGCTAGGAAGTGAGAGGCTTTTGACAGAGCACTGAAGATACATTGCATTTGACTGCTGCCTGAGACTTCTCTGCACAGATGGATCTCTGTAGTCAACCCaaatctgaagaaaatttaACGAAGCGGAAAGACCTCACTTATGTCCTACTGAATGAGCTGATGGTGGTTTCATTTGCTCCTTTATAGGCTTATAGTCAAGAATTGGGTGTGTCCGCacagtattttggtttttagttCACTTGTTATGAGCTGTCTGTAGTGATGCAGTACTATGTTGGCATCAGTGTTACGTGGGGAGATCTGGGAAGCTGTCCTGTTATGTGTCCAGTCTTTGATAATGGGGACAAAAAGAGTTGTAAAGATTTATGTGGCTGTGAAAGAAAGCCTAGCATGGTATATTGCAGAAGATCACCTCACAGAGTAGTCTTTTATGTGGGTGTACTGATGAGTTCTGTTAATCAGCACTGGTCGGGGGCACTCTGATACACATGCAGGAAGCATTGAAAGATGCTTACATGCTGTTGACTAGCATTGGATAATCTTGCGCACAGCAAGATCACAATGCAGTAGCTTCATATTTTGAGGAACCCCTGTGTTAACAAAGTTTTGTGAGGCTGTTTCACATGATCAGACAGGATAGAAAATCTGCATTGTGCTTAAAAATAAGTTCACATGAAGATAAATTGATACAATGCTTGAAATAACTTCACATGTTTCACAAATAAGTCTGAGATTTGGGTAAGAGGACTTATTGCTTCTTTCTAGTCAAGACTTCTGTGCAGTGATTCTGTAAGTGAGGCTGTTTTTTTATCAGCCGTACAAGCTTGTAATATGTTTCCTTTGTTCCTGCCAGGTTGAAGGCAAATTTTGATTACTGGGCTGTTGGGGGAGAAATGAATGTGTTGGAGCAAAGTGAAACTGCTTAGTGAGCGTAGTCTGCGGTGTCTGGATGGATGTGCTTAGATGGCTCTACAGCTACAGGCTATAAATACTTTAAAGTCATGCAGCTTTACTGAGGGAGCTGCATGCACGTGTAGCAAGAGTGTAGGTGTGACACTGGAGTAGTGAAAGCTGTGCCAGACTCTTACCTTCCCTTTGAATAAACGAAGACATTGCATATTGTGTGTGTTGGAAAGTACTGTAAATGTGTGTAATTTGTGGCTGTTAACAAAACACTTATTTGGAGGCAGGACTTTGTCCCTTCTGCTGGGGATGGCATTATGGATGTGTACCACCGGCATTACGGAGTTTTATATGATTGTGTTGTAGTCTCTAGTTGGCAGGTGCTGCTTTGTCCTCTTGAGATCATGCATGAGGGGGAGTATATACcagctgaaaatgttttctttaaaggcttctagtaaaaaaataataaaatagatcCTTTTTTTACATGTGGATGGGGGTAGACTTTGAAGGCCTTATCTAtctgaatgtattttattaacAAGACTTGTCCAGGGGATTATTCTCAGTGGTTTTGCTCAGGGTATAGCACTTAGATATAAGCACTTTACAGGGCTGTTACTATTAAGAAAGGTTATTGCAGTAGTAATTGTAATAGTTCTGTATTTTTAGCACATTAATGGCAGGAAATGTGCTATATGTCTTAAGTTATCAGTGATGTAATGGGTTGGAGCACATCCTATCTTTTTTTGctcctgtttttaatgaaatgccttttttcttttagggaACTATTCTACTGGATATGTTACTCAAGTTAGCCTCCTTGTGAGATACTCAAAGCAAGTATTGTCCTGATGAAAACTTCTTGTTTGTCAGGGTAGATTCCAAGattgaaaatatataataaattgaagcagaaaaatatgttcTCCCTGTTTTGAGTTAGCATATATAACTTCTGGACTAAATAAATGTTACATGATTGCATGAGATTATGGAGGATAAGAATTTTTGCCTTGATGGACCTTTACTGTATCTCTGTTCTTAATGGCATTTTACAGCATCTTGTGCTGTTTCTATTGATTGTATAattaaaattactcttttttaaTAGCGAACAAGTCTTAAGAATGTTTGCCAGCATTGTTAACATACATTAGCTTGAAAACATAGCAGTTTTCGAGCCTGTTGGTAGAATTACAGAGAATGAATATCATTCAGAGATAAAAGTTTTTGTATGATGTAATGCAGAAGAGGCTTCCTGAGATCTTGTCTAGACTATGCAAAGTAAGCTTTGGTAAAGTCATGTTTAAAAATTGAGTCTGAGATTCAGTGTGAGACTGAGCCTGTGAGAGGATGGAATTGTTGCTTTCATGAAAAGAGGGTGGATGCCAAGCACGTGGTAGCCAGGGCGTGCACGCAGTCTCCATGGCATGTGACCGTTGCTGATTGCAATGAGCCCCACACTGCTTATCTAGAGAAGCTGCTTTTAACATCTGCCAGTTGCAGTAGATGTTCTCTTACCTTTAGCTTGATAACTTTCTTctatgttttttccttttttctccccccttcatttttttcacctTAACAGCAAgtcacacaaaaaaagaaagaagcttgCCTTAGGTATCCCAATTTTAGTCCTACCCCAATAGAGCTGGAGCTTCAAACTAATGAAACCTCAAAAGCAATGATTCAGAAAAAAGGAGGAGTTTATCCATAATAAGCCTGAACTAGACAGATTGGCACAGTGTGGCATTTATAGAAGTGTTATTCATGTGATATATGTAGtctttaaaatgctaaaaacGTGGAAGTTCAGCAGAACAGCAGATCTCTCTTATGACACTTAAGATATAAGATTAAAACAGCAGTAAAGTTGATTTCCTagaaaaagagagacagaatTTGAGGTATTAACAATTTGACAGTTCCCTTTTGATTCTAGTAATATTATTATGTGCATCAATCTGCATGAGCCAAGGCTGCAACACAAAGAGGCCTTTGAGTTAGAGGAAAGGGGCTGCAGAGACATGCAGTGCTGTGGGGTGGTTTTGTGCCTGTGTGTTCTGTAGCCTACACACACAGATAGTAGAAGATGAAAGACTCCAGTGATAGAGTCTTCTGTGGATAACATACAtgttagtaaaaaaaataaccttgtTAGGCAGATGGGAAAAGAACTGGATGCCAAATCTTGCCTGCATCTCATTTGTgtgcctgggtttttttttttgtgagtttggTGATCTACTTGAACAAAACTTAAGTGCAAAGCTAGAAATTAATTCTAAATGGGTTCAGCTGAACGTGGCAAACACAAAGCATGGCTAAATATGAAAACATAATGCAGGCAAGTTTTCCAGGAAGTCTCCAATCTGAGGAGTTGGGGTTCTGTTTCCTGGAAAAGTGTGAGCATTGTCTTAACATTCTTTTAAAGGAAGGAGTCTCTCCAGGTGGCtttatccatattttttttcagaaagagaaaaccacAAGGTGTTTCAGACATGAAATGCTTATGTCATCTGCTAGTTtgggaattttgttttgtttggttggttttggtttttttctttgtttgtttggttttgttgcttaAAGGCAGTGTACATGCACATACTTGTTCATTTCTGTACTTTTCTTAATTCATCTAGTAATGTGACAGGCTTTTATAGAGGGACTAATCAGGGTCCCCAAACAATTCAGCAGTTGTGGTCCAGTCCTTGAGGGTGAGTCATAATTCCACATACTGAATAATACGTTGAAATACAGAGGAGAGGCTTCCTGGATTTTGTTTACTTATGAGTTGCTTATATAAGTGTAGATGATCATACACGGTATTCCAAAATATATATTCTGACTGGCAAATGTTATCAGTTTTGTTTCATTCAAGGTAATATAAAAGTCCTGAGGAATGAAGTTGTAGACTGTTTTGCTCAAATAGAGTGAACTTGTTTCAACTTTCCATCCTGTAAAGCAAAGCAGATGGTTGGGGGAGAAAATGCAATGTGTTGTCTTGTGTTGGTTTTCACCTAGGAGTGTCACTGGAATTACTCAGGATCTGAGCACTGAATATGCTGGTGCCAGTTCTTTCACACGCTCACATAGTTTCTTTCACTGGGTTATCTTGGTTTGAGCTTTGGTCAATTGTATCTTGAGTATTTGCTTATAGAGATCTTCCCAGTGTGAAACATGGACCTTGGCTATCACTCCTGTGGTAAATCCAAGAGTGGTTTGAAAGCATTGCAGGGTTCTTGTCGTGTCTTTAAGCATGGTAGCAAAATACTTGGATTACTCCCAGTATTAGACATAGGGAATAGCTGGACCGTGAGGAttgctctcctttgctttgcaAATATTGTTGGAAGTTTCTCTCTTTAGGGCACAAAAACACATTAGTAAATGATGATGGGAAATACTAATGCTGGAAATGTACTCCAACTGGTAGTAGGCTACTGGTCTGCATTACCTGGAAGATTGGCAGGTTGCAAGACAAGGGGTTAAACATTGATATATCAGGAAGTAGAagagaaatactgaattttaattGCTGTTGAAGCAGGGAAATTGAGTGGGGTACTGGTGTGACTGGGAAACAtattatacctttttttttcccctctctttttctccataTTTAGGAGGGTGTTCGAGctactgctctgctgctgaacaGCATGCAGTCCTTTCGGGAGCAAAGTAGTTATCACGGAAACCAGCAGAGCTACCCGCAGGAAGTGCATACTTCATCCCGACTGGAAGAGTTCAGCCCCCGCCAGCAGGCCCAGATGTTCCAGAGCTTTGGAGGAGGTGCTGGCAGTGGACGTCGTGGAGCAACAGGAGCCTCTACAGCAATGCCTGGTGAGAGCTCTGGCCATCAGAGCTACCAAGGTTTCAGAAAAGAAGCAGGAGAGTTTTACTATATGGCTGCCAACAAAGATCCAGTGGTGTcaggagggcagcagccaccTCAGCGCAGGCCTTCTGGACCAGTACAGAGCTATGGGCCCCCTCAAGGGAGTAGCTTTGGGAATCAGTATGGGAGTGAGGGACATGTGGGCCAGTTCCAAACACAACACTCGACCCTTGGGGGTGTATCCCACTATCAACAGGATTATACTGGTCCTTTTTCTCCAGGGAGTGCCCAGTATCAGCAGCAGGCTTctagccagcagcagcaggtgcagcaGCTGAGACAGCAGATCTATCAATCTCATCAGCCTTTACCCCAGGCTTCCAGCCAGTCTGCTTCTAGCACCTCACACTTGCAGCCAATGCAGCGTCCATCCACCCTGCCTTCCTCTGCTTCAGGCTACCAGTTACGAGTGGGTCAGTTCAGCCAACACTATCAGCCACCTTcgtcatcctcctcctcctctttcccttccccacagcGTTTTGGCCAGTCAGGACAGAATTATGACGGAAGCTACAATGTGAATTCTGGGTCGCAGTACGAAGGCCATGCTGTGGGTTCCAATGCACAGGCCTATGGGACCCAGTCAAACTACAGCTTTCAAACTCAATCGATGAAAAGCTTTGAGCAATCTAAGCTGCCCCAAAGTGGGCAGCAagggcagcagcaacagcaccCACCTCAGCACGTAATGCAGTATTCAAATGCTGCCACCAAACTCTCTCTTCAAAGTCAAGTGGGACAGTATAGCCAGACTGAAGTTCCTGTAAGGTCACCAATGCAGTTCCACCAAAACTTCAGTCCAATCTCTAATCCATCGCCTGCTGCATCTGTGGTTCAGTCTCCAAGCTGCAGCTCTACCCCTTCTCCACTCATGCCAGGTGGAGAAAATCTCCAGTGTGGGCAAGGCAACATGTCCATGGGTTCTCGAAACCGAATCCTGCAGATGATGCCTCAACTTAGTCCTACACCATCTATGATGCCAAGCCCCAATGCTCATGCGGGTGGATTCAAGGGGTTTGGACTGGAAGgactgcaggaaaaaaggctcACAGATCCAGGACTGAGCAGCCTGAGTGCTCTAAGTTCTCAAGTTGCCAATCTGCCCAACACAGTCCAGCACATGTTGCTCTCGGATGCCTTGGCACCTCAGAAAAAAAGTTCCAAAAGATCATCCTCTTCCAAGAAGGCCGACAGCTGTACCAACTCAGAAGGCTCCTCCCAGGCAGAGGAGCAACTCAAGTCTCCCATGGCAGAATCTCTGGATGGTGGCTGTTCCAGTAGTTCAGAGGATCATGGGGAAAGGGTGAGACAGCTGAGTGGCCAGAGCACCAGCTCAGACACCACTTACAAAGGGGGTAATTTAGAGAGACCCAACTCCTCACCAGCACAAGGCTCTCAGAATGAGCCATCAAAACTCAGCAGCAGTCCTGCAGCTAGGGAAGATGTGGCCTCCCCTGATGGGAAGGAAGCTGTGGTGGCTGTGGAAAATGCCCCAAAAGTGAATGAAAAGGCAGTTGGGGTGATTGTCTCCCGGGAAGCCATGACAGGAAGAGTAGAAAAGTCAGGTGGACAAGATAAACCTGCACAAGATGATGCTTCCACAGCCCCTCAGGCACCAGCTAGCACTAGTGGAGCAAAAGAAGCTGGGCATGCAGGGACTCAGCAAGAAACTCAAGGAGGAGGTAAAGGGAGCAAAAGTGGCGATAACACTAACCATAATGGGGAGGGTAACAGCCAGCCTGGTCATGCAGTTGTTGGGCCAAATTTTCCTGCAAGAACAGAATCTTCCAAGTCTCCTGGCAGTTTAAGATACAGCTACAAGGATAATATAGCACCTGGTATACAGAGAAGTATTGGTGGCTTTCCACAGTATCCATCTGGTCAAGAAAAGGGGGATTTTCCAGGGCATAGTGAGCGCAAAGGCCGTAATGAGAAGTTTCCTAGCCTCCTACAAGAGGTTTTACAGGGGTACCACCATCATCCAGACAGAAGGTATTCTAGGAATGCACAGGAGCATTCTGGGATGGCTGGGAGTTTGGAGGGAGCCATGAGACCCAATGTTTTAATTAGTCAAACCAATGAATTGACCAATAGAGGCCTCTTAAACAAAAGCATGGGGTCCCTCCTGGAAGGCCCTCACTGGGGTCCCTGGGATAGGAAGTCTAGCAGTGCAGCTGCAGACATGAAGCAGATAAATTTAGCTGATTACCCTATTGCTAGAAAGTTCGATGTGGAGTCTCAGTCTGCTGCCCATGAGGCAGGAGCGCTCTCAGAGAGGAGATCAGTGATCTGTGACATATCTCCATTAAGGCAACTTGTAAGAGATCCTGGCCCTCACCCCATAGGACACATGGGTCCTGAGGCCAGAAGCGGAAGGAGTGAACGTCTTTCCTCTGGCTTGAGCCAGTCAGTAATACTCCCTGGTGGTTTAGTatccatggaaacaaagatgaaaGCTCACAGTGGGCAAATAAAGGAAGAAGATTTTGAACAGTCAAAGAGCTCAGCTAGTctcaacaataaaaaaacaggAGACCATTGTCATCCTGCTGGCATCAAGCATGAATCTTTCCGAGGCAatgccagccctggagctgcagtcTCCGATGCTGCTCCAGACTACATGCCCCAGCAGGACAACAGATCGACACAGATGAGACGAGGACCTGGCAGAACTGGAAGGGGTAAATCACCCTCTCAATATCAGGATCTTGCTGATAAGCTGAAAATGTCACCAGGCAGAAGCAGAGGCCCTGGGGCAGATCTACATCACATGAACCCACACATGACACTATCTGAAAGAGTTAGCAGGGGTTCCTTGCATTCTGTTTACCCTCAGAATTCAGAAGGCCCATCTCTGGCTTCGGCATATCACGCGAATGCTAGGCCTCATGCTTTTGGTGACCCCAACCAGAGTCTGAATTCCCAGTATCATTACAAGAGACAGATATACCAGCAACAGCAAGAAGAATACAAAGATTGGGCAAGCAGCGCTGCTCAGGGTGTgattgctgcagctcagcacaggcaggaaggaGCAAGGAAAAGCCCGAGACAGCAGCAGTTTCTGGAAAGAGTAAGGAGTCCCTTAAAAAATGACAAGGATGGAATGATGTACCTTCAAGGTAGCTCTTACCATGATACTGGAAGCCAGGAAGCTGGGCGCTGTGTCATGGGGAGTGACAGTACTCAGAGCAAATGCACCGAACTGAAACATGGCAGCCAGAAATTGCAGCACCATGAATCTGGTTGGGACCTCTCTCGGCAAACTTCTCCTGCCAAAAGCAGTGGCCCTCTTGGAGCAGCCAACCAAAAAAGATTTTGCCCTCAAGACAGCGATGGGCATCGACGAGAGGAATCTACAGATTTGCCCAAGCCTAGTAATGCTATGCTTAGGCTCCCTGGCCAGGAGGACCAGTCTCCACAAAACCCATTAATTATGAGGAGGAGGGTGCGTTCTTTCATCTCTCCTATCCCTACCAAAAGACAGCCACATGATATGAAGAACAGTGGCAGTGAAGATAAAGGGCGACTGATGACTTCAACAAAAGAAG of Vidua macroura isolate BioBank_ID:100142 chromosome 5, ASM2450914v1, whole genome shotgun sequence contains these proteins:
- the TCF20 gene encoding transcription factor 20 isoform X4, whose translation is MLREGVRATALLLNSMQSFREQSSYHGNQQSYPQEVHTSSRLEEFSPRQQAQMFQSFGGGAGSGRRGATGASTAMPGESSGHQSYQGFRKEAGEFYYMAANKDPVVSGGQQPPQRRPSGPVQSYGPPQGSSFGNQYGSEGHVGQFQTQHSTLGGVSHYQQDYTGPFSPGSAQYQQQASSQQQQVQQLRQQIYQSHQPLPQASSQSASSTSHLQPMQRPSTLPSSASGYQLRVGQFSQHYQPPSSSSSSSFPSPQRFGQSGQNYDGSYNVNSGSQYEGHAVGSNAQAYGTQSNYSFQTQSMKSFEQSKLPQSGQQGQQQQHPPQHVMQYSNAATKLSLQSQVGQYSQTEVPVRSPMQFHQNFSPISNPSPAASVVQSPSCSSTPSPLMPGGENLQCGQGNMSMGSRNRILQMMPQLSPTPSMMPSPNAHAGGFKGFGLEGLQEKRLTDPGLSSLSALSSQVANLPNTVQHMLLSDALAPQKKSSKRSSSSKKADSCTNSEGSSQAEEQLKSPMAESLDGGCSSSSEDHGERVRQLSGQSTSSDTTYKGGNLERPNSSPAQGSQNEPSKLSSSPAAREDVASPDGKEAVVAVENAPKVNEKAVGVIVSREAMTGRVEKSGGQDKPAQDDASTAPQAPASTSGAKEAGHAGTQQETQGGGKGSKSGDNTNHNGEGNSQPGHAVVGPNFPARTESSKSPGSLRYSYKDNIAPGIQRSIGGFPQYPSGQEKGDFPGHSERKGRNEKFPSLLQEVLQGYHHHPDRRYSRNAQEHSGMAGSLEGAMRPNVLISQTNELTNRGLLNKSMGSLLEGPHWGPWDRKSSSAAADMKQINLADYPIARKFDVESQSAAHEAGALSERRSVICDISPLRQLVRDPGPHPIGHMGPEARSGRSERLSSGLSQSVILPGGLVSMETKMKAHSGQIKEEDFEQSKSSASLNNKKTGDHCHPAGIKHESFRGNASPGAAVSDAAPDYMPQQDNRSTQMRRGPGRTGRGKSPSQYQDLADKLKMSPGRSRGPGADLHHMNPHMTLSERVSRGSLHSVYPQNSEGPSLASAYHANARPHAFGDPNQSLNSQYHYKRQIYQQQQEEYKDWASSAAQGVIAAAQHRQEGARKSPRQQQFLERVRSPLKNDKDGMMYLQGSSYHDTGSQEAGRCVMGSDSTQSKCTELKHGSQKLQHHESGWDLSRQTSPAKSSGPLGAANQKRFCPQDSDGHRREESTDLPKPSNAMLRLPGQEDQSPQNPLIMRRRVRSFISPIPTKRQPHDMKNSGSEDKGRLMTSTKEGADKTYNSYAHSSQSQDAGKSVAKGDSFKDLPSPDNRNCPAVSLTSPAKTKILPPRKGRGLKLEAIVQKITSPNIRRSVSANSAETGPDTVTLDDILSLKSGPEGGNVAGHGPEAEKRKGEISDEVGPASQDTTGEKTVPRSSEEWQSSEDDKNKKEVPETAGTGKEGAGSSAAPPPSQKSSGQGRSDGSISGAGTLTFSDSKTISPSSVFISEPNPKSEEKDGDVTNISPKPDGFPPKGYFPSGKKKGRPIGSVNKQKKQQQQQQLPVPPPPQPAPSQPAEGVGAGEPKPKRQRRERRKPAAQPRKRKPRRAAPIVEPQEPEIKLKYATQSVDKSDSKNKSFFPYIHVVNKCELGAVCTIINAEEEEQNKLVRGRKGQRSSTPPPSNAESKVLPTSTFMLQGPVVTESSVLGHLVCCLCGKWASYRNMGDLFGPFYPQDYAATLPKNPPPKRATEMQSKVKVRHKSASNGSKTDTEEEEEQQQQKEQRSLAAHPRFKRRHRSEDCSGASRSLSRGASCKKATTDGGNGGEKTPLDSKPSMPTSEGGTELELQIPELPLDSNEFWVHEGCILWANGIYLVCGRLYGLQEAVEIAREMKCSHCQEPGATLGCYNKGCSFRYHYPCAIDADCLLNEENFSVRCPKHKVRLLR